One region of Demequina sp. TMPB413 genomic DNA includes:
- the thrS gene encoding threonine--tRNA ligase → MPSINATIDGVERQVEQGTTGLDLYGDRRDVVVMRVDGELKDLAAQIGADDVVEGVLISEPDGLNVLRHSATHVMAQAVQQLRPEAKLGVGPYITDGFYYDFDVAEPFTPDDLKAIEKSMQRIVKEGQTFRRRAVTTEEALAELADEPYKCQLLNKAAGVDGAEGVSVEVGAGETTIYDNLNRQGETVWKDLCRGPHVPSTKVLANGWSLMRSAAAYWLGSEKNPQLQRVYGTAWPTKEELLAYKDRLAEAERRDHRRLGVEMDLFSFPDEIGSGLAVFHPKGGIVRMEMENYSRRRHIEEGYEFVYTPHATKANLFEVSGHLDWYADGMYPPMHMDEERDAQGNVTKQGQDYYLKPMNCPMHNLIFRSRGRSYRELPLRMFEFGTVYRNEKSGVIHGLTRARGFTQDDAHIYCTREQMKDELTTTLNFVLGLLKDYGLQDFYLELSTRNPEKSVGSDEIWEEATETLRQVGEESGLELVADPEGAAFYGPKISVQTRDAIGRSWQMSTIQLDFNLPERFELEYTAADNTRQRPVMIHRALFGSIERFFAILTEHYAGQFPVWLAPVQVKAIPVAEAFDGYLQDVASQLRAKGVRVEVDTSDERFPKKIRTASKEKVPFVLIAGGDDADAGAVSFRFRDGSQDNQVPVDVAVARIVEAIESRAQV, encoded by the coding sequence GTGCCGAGCATCAACGCGACCATTGACGGAGTCGAGCGTCAGGTCGAACAGGGCACGACTGGTCTCGACCTGTACGGAGACCGTCGCGACGTCGTCGTCATGAGGGTCGATGGAGAACTCAAGGACCTCGCGGCGCAGATCGGTGCCGACGACGTGGTCGAAGGCGTCCTGATTTCTGAGCCTGACGGCCTCAATGTCTTGAGGCATTCGGCGACCCACGTGATGGCACAGGCCGTGCAGCAATTGCGGCCGGAAGCCAAACTGGGCGTCGGCCCGTACATCACCGACGGTTTCTACTACGACTTCGATGTCGCCGAGCCCTTCACGCCCGACGACCTCAAGGCCATCGAGAAGTCGATGCAGCGCATTGTGAAGGAAGGCCAGACCTTCCGTCGCAGGGCAGTCACCACTGAGGAGGCGTTGGCGGAACTCGCCGACGAGCCGTACAAGTGCCAACTGCTCAACAAGGCGGCCGGTGTTGACGGAGCAGAGGGAGTCTCGGTCGAGGTGGGTGCTGGAGAGACCACCATCTACGACAACCTGAACCGCCAAGGCGAGACCGTGTGGAAGGACCTGTGCCGCGGTCCCCACGTTCCTAGCACCAAGGTGTTGGCCAATGGTTGGAGCTTGATGCGGTCAGCCGCCGCGTACTGGCTCGGTAGCGAAAAGAACCCGCAGTTGCAACGCGTCTACGGCACCGCTTGGCCCACCAAAGAAGAACTGCTCGCGTACAAGGACCGCCTCGCAGAGGCCGAACGACGCGATCACCGCCGCCTCGGCGTCGAGATGGATCTGTTCTCCTTCCCCGACGAAATCGGCTCTGGCCTCGCCGTCTTCCATCCCAAGGGCGGCATCGTCCGCATGGAGATGGAGAACTATTCGCGCAGGCGCCACATCGAGGAAGGCTACGAGTTCGTCTACACGCCTCACGCCACCAAGGCCAACCTCTTCGAGGTCTCCGGCCACCTCGACTGGTATGCGGACGGGATGTACCCGCCTATGCACATGGACGAGGAGCGCGACGCGCAGGGCAATGTCACCAAGCAGGGCCAGGACTACTACCTGAAGCCCATGAACTGCCCCATGCACAACCTGATCTTCCGGTCCCGCGGGCGTTCCTATAGAGAACTGCCGTTGCGCATGTTCGAGTTCGGCACTGTGTATCGCAACGAGAAGTCCGGCGTGATCCACGGCCTGACGAGGGCCCGCGGTTTCACTCAAGACGACGCTCACATCTACTGCACCCGCGAGCAGATGAAGGACGAGCTCACCACCACCTTGAACTTTGTGTTGGGCTTGCTCAAGGACTACGGCCTGCAGGACTTCTACCTCGAACTGTCGACTCGCAACCCGGAGAAGTCTGTCGGCTCTGACGAGATATGGGAGGAGGCCACAGAGACGCTGCGCCAAGTGGGCGAGGAGTCAGGCCTCGAGCTGGTGGCCGATCCTGAGGGCGCCGCCTTCTATGGTCCGAAGATCTCGGTGCAGACCCGTGACGCGATCGGCCGTTCGTGGCAGATGTCCACCATCCAGCTGGACTTCAACCTGCCCGAGCGCTTTGAACTCGAGTACACGGCCGCCGACAACACGCGCCAGCGTCCCGTGATGATTCACCGGGCCCTGTTTGGCTCCATTGAGCGCTTCTTCGCGATTCTCACGGAGCACTACGCCGGGCAGTTCCCCGTGTGGCTCGCGCCGGTGCAGGTCAAGGCGATCCCCGTGGCCGAGGCGTTCGACGGCTACCTCCAGGACGTCGCTTCGCAACTGCGCGCGAAGGGCGTGCGGGTCGAGGTCGACACGTCGGACGAGCGCTTCCCCAAGAAGATTCGCACCGCCTCGAAGGAGAAGGTCCCGTTCGTGCTCATTGCGGGCGGCGACGATGCCGACGCAGGTGCAGTGTCCTTCCGGTTCCGTGACGGCAGCCAAGACAATCAAGTACCAGTCGACGTGGCCGTGGCGCGCATTGTGGAAGCTATCGAGTCGAGGGCCCAAGTCTGA
- a CDS encoding HIT domain-containing protein, whose product MVEWADADTMGGEPDGFERLWTPHRMAYVRNASDRADVEGGQQCPLCKTAEDVDRDHLIVHRGETCYVVLNLFPYNPGHLMICPYRHVGWYTDVTDAERDEIAALTQTGMRVLQSLTGTQGFNIGINQGKTGGAGIHEHLHQHVVPRWVGDSNFLPIIGQTKALPELLDDTWQRVSDAWPKAA is encoded by the coding sequence ATGGTCGAGTGGGCCGATGCGGACACCATGGGCGGCGAGCCTGATGGTTTCGAACGCTTGTGGACTCCGCACCGCATGGCATATGTGCGCAATGCCTCCGACCGTGCCGACGTCGAGGGCGGTCAACAGTGTCCGCTGTGCAAGACCGCCGAGGACGTTGATCGCGATCACCTCATCGTGCATAGGGGTGAGACCTGCTACGTCGTGCTCAACCTCTTCCCCTACAACCCCGGCCACCTCATGATCTGTCCCTACCGACACGTCGGCTGGTACACGGACGTCACCGACGCCGAACGGGACGAAATAGCGGCGCTGACCCAAACGGGCATGCGAGTTCTGCAGAGCCTTACCGGTACCCAAGGCTTCAACATCGGCATCAATCAAGGCAAGACTGGCGGAGCTGGCATCCACGAACACCTGCACCAGCACGTGGTGCCTCGCTGGGTGGGGGACTCGAACTTCTTGCCCATCATCGGGCAAACAAAGGCTCTTCCAGAGCTTCTGGATGACACGTGGCAGCGTGTCAGTGACGCGTGGCCGAAGGCCGCATAG
- a CDS encoding chorismate-binding protein has translation MTWLDDPRRRGSAAFRGVRAARPVEHVDASVDGHRLSSGGFWVVVATFEGRLDAWRMAEVERAPAAGEDAADSREWHGPDASAWRSSLSRDEYLRGVEAVRRDIFEGEVYQANLCRVLSAPLPAPPPGPDAVALSHVLATGNPARHAARIVIPGAAPWPGCWVVSASPELYLRVDGGTIASSPIKGTTTPGAPMLDKDVAENVMITDLIRNDLSHVAVPGSVAVPELLGRHEHPGLAHLQSTVTATLAPAYDWTSDLWPALLAGTFPPGSVSGAPKSSALRIIAREETAARGPYCGAIGWIDADNRQAELAVGIRTFWWDEGAGGTLHFGTGAGITWGSDPAGEWAETELKARRLIGLASADTMAT, from the coding sequence ATGACGTGGCTCGATGATCCTCGCCGGCGCGGTAGCGCGGCATTTCGAGGGGTGCGAGCTGCACGACCGGTGGAGCACGTGGACGCGAGTGTCGACGGTCATCGCTTGAGTTCCGGCGGGTTCTGGGTCGTTGTCGCGACCTTTGAGGGGCGCCTCGATGCGTGGCGCATGGCAGAAGTCGAGCGCGCGCCGGCGGCGGGCGAGGACGCTGCAGACTCTCGGGAATGGCATGGCCCCGACGCTTCGGCGTGGCGGAGTTCGTTGTCACGCGACGAGTACCTGCGAGGCGTCGAGGCCGTTCGGCGGGACATTTTCGAGGGCGAGGTCTACCAGGCAAATCTGTGCCGCGTACTGAGCGCACCGCTCCCGGCGCCGCCGCCAGGGCCAGACGCCGTGGCGCTTTCCCACGTCCTCGCCACAGGAAATCCCGCACGGCATGCCGCGCGCATCGTCATTCCTGGCGCCGCCCCATGGCCCGGGTGCTGGGTCGTGTCTGCCTCGCCGGAACTGTACCTCCGTGTCGATGGCGGAACCATAGCGTCGTCTCCCATCAAGGGGACCACCACGCCAGGTGCGCCCATGCTCGATAAGGACGTCGCGGAGAACGTCATGATTACCGACCTCATCCGCAACGACCTCTCGCACGTGGCTGTGCCTGGCAGCGTGGCTGTTCCTGAGCTTCTCGGGCGTCACGAGCACCCCGGTTTGGCGCACCTGCAATCGACGGTGACCGCGACGCTGGCCCCCGCCTACGACTGGACCAGCGACCTGTGGCCCGCACTGCTCGCTGGCACCTTCCCACCGGGTTCAGTGAGCGGTGCGCCCAAGTCGTCGGCGCTGCGCATCATTGCGCGGGAGGAGACGGCGGCGCGGGGACCCTATTGCGGTGCGATTGGTTGGATCGATGCTGACAATCGGCAGGCGGAGCTTGCCGTGGGGATCCGCACCTTCTGGTGGGATGAAGGCGCTGGCGGGACGCTGCACTTCGGAACCGGTGCCGGGATCACGTGGGGCTCCGACCCTGCGGGCGAGTGGGCGGAGACGGAACTCAAGGCCAGGAGGTTGATTGGCCTGGCATCTGCGGACACAATGGCGACATGA
- a CDS encoding GGDEF domain-containing protein → MKAAHVTTTRKIGLAVGVVACLFAARLALGDSGLLLDSSLALLAALSAWRARRLARRARSRRAWRFQILFPLVWSVAPVAWLAGDQAVIADALRLAAILCAIAAWWHTSHAVDTWSRVRLVVDGGLAAVAIFVAGWGFVFHEAWSQKGGGAQGAMAIAIPVAAVGAATFLIGLTLTEMQGRSRLMPALFVAALVVLAWSDVAWARAETPLWAAGWGIAVVATRTYQGTSDRREVISTHWQYALAPYLLVAPAAIAVAVGWDRGGVAGPQAAGGVVMAFLLLVRQHVTLLENRRLVQRLAETESLLRHQATHDHLTGLAGRVLLLERLQKITTMPSVTAFPVALIFIDLDGFKAVNDRHGHAGGDHLLMEVARRLGRLLEPVGDSALAVRVSGDEFAVLLERDQAIAAEPLARQILDELTHPINVNGAVVSVGASVGVASATSASLDASRLLAAADEAMYRMKREGKGGVEIADGALPTQGRNARPSPHVALGAPIDDERSVAMNDHSWSDKAKGALPDDDTVEQASDKVQDKSPDQVDTEVAKAEQWTKDHNKD, encoded by the coding sequence GTGAAGGCCGCGCATGTGACGACGACGCGCAAGATCGGTCTTGCGGTCGGGGTGGTGGCGTGCCTGTTTGCTGCCCGGCTCGCCCTCGGAGACAGCGGACTCCTCCTGGACTCCTCACTTGCGCTGTTGGCTGCGTTGAGCGCCTGGCGCGCGAGACGACTCGCTCGCCGCGCACGCAGCCGTCGTGCTTGGCGCTTCCAAATCCTCTTTCCCCTGGTGTGGTCCGTTGCGCCTGTGGCATGGCTCGCAGGCGATCAGGCCGTGATCGCCGATGCGCTCCGCTTGGCCGCCATTCTGTGCGCCATAGCGGCGTGGTGGCACACCTCCCACGCGGTCGACACCTGGTCCAGAGTGCGCCTCGTCGTTGATGGCGGCCTTGCAGCGGTCGCGATCTTTGTGGCGGGTTGGGGCTTTGTTTTCCACGAGGCGTGGAGTCAGAAGGGCGGCGGAGCCCAGGGTGCCATGGCCATAGCGATCCCGGTTGCGGCCGTGGGGGCAGCAACCTTTCTCATCGGCCTGACGCTTACTGAGATGCAGGGAAGAAGTCGCCTCATGCCGGCGCTCTTCGTCGCGGCCCTCGTCGTGCTCGCGTGGTCAGACGTCGCGTGGGCCCGCGCTGAGACGCCGTTGTGGGCGGCGGGGTGGGGAATTGCCGTGGTGGCCACCCGTACTTATCAGGGGACATCCGACCGCCGTGAGGTCATCAGTACTCACTGGCAGTACGCCCTTGCGCCTTATCTTCTGGTTGCTCCAGCCGCTATCGCGGTCGCCGTTGGATGGGACAGGGGCGGTGTTGCGGGGCCCCAGGCGGCCGGCGGCGTGGTGATGGCCTTTCTGCTCCTGGTGCGTCAACACGTCACATTGCTAGAGAACCGACGGCTGGTCCAGCGGTTGGCCGAAACCGAGAGCCTTTTGCGTCATCAGGCGACGCACGACCATCTCACGGGGCTCGCAGGCAGGGTTCTTCTGCTCGAAAGGCTGCAGAAGATTACGACGATGCCGAGCGTCACCGCCTTCCCTGTCGCCTTGATCTTCATCGATCTCGACGGATTCAAGGCTGTCAATGACCGCCACGGCCACGCCGGCGGCGATCACCTCCTTATGGAGGTCGCACGGCGACTCGGCCGCCTGCTTGAGCCGGTGGGTGATAGCGCCCTGGCCGTGCGTGTCAGCGGCGACGAGTTCGCGGTGCTCCTCGAACGGGACCAGGCGATCGCGGCCGAGCCCCTTGCCCGCCAGATCCTCGATGAGCTCACACACCCCATCAATGTCAACGGCGCCGTCGTCTCCGTCGGTGCAAGCGTCGGCGTCGCGTCTGCCACGAGCGCCTCCCTGGACGCCTCTCGGTTGCTCGCAGCGGCTGACGAGGCGATGTATCGCATGAAGCGCGAAGGAAAGGGCGGCGTAGAGATCGCGGATGGTGCGCTGCCGACGCAAGGGCGGAATGCTCGCCCATCACCTCATGTTGCCCTTGGTGCACCCATTGACGACGAGAGGAGCGTTGCCATGAACGACCACAGTTGGTCAGACAAGGCCAAGGGCGCTCTGCCCGACGACGACACGGTCGAGCAGGCGTCCGACAAGGTCCAGGACAAGTCTCCTGACCAGGTCGACACCGAGGTTGCCAAGGCCGAGCAGTGGACCAAGGACCACAACAAGGACTGA
- a CDS encoding aminotransferase class IV: MSALVWVDGTLHPASAPVIQAGNHGVTVGDGVFETLAVRGGEPFALTRHLVRLQYSLDRMGMQSLDMSLVRDGVRQVLDANGADVSRLRITVISGQGPMGSVRGPGTPNIIISGGKGNAPKTCRAVRAPWQRNERSAVAGVKSTSYAENVVMVQYATKQGADESLMSNTYGYLCEGTGSNVFIERHGEVVTPPLSSGCLAGITRGLILEWGAKAGMPVRVAAPGELKMTVLEEVRHGEAFAAVSSSTRGLAPVVWLDGADLGQGSLLRRLADLYESHADVEHDPPPPRQRAAV, from the coding sequence ATGAGCGCTCTCGTGTGGGTGGACGGAACCCTTCACCCGGCGAGCGCGCCAGTCATCCAGGCAGGTAACCACGGAGTCACCGTCGGCGACGGAGTCTTCGAAACGCTAGCGGTGCGAGGCGGCGAGCCCTTCGCGCTGACACGGCACTTGGTCAGGCTGCAGTACTCACTCGACCGGATGGGGATGCAATCCCTTGACATGAGCTTGGTGCGCGACGGCGTCAGGCAAGTGCTGGACGCCAACGGCGCGGACGTCAGCAGGCTGCGCATCACCGTGATTTCCGGACAAGGTCCCATGGGCTCTGTGCGCGGCCCTGGAACCCCCAACATCATCATCTCGGGTGGAAAGGGCAACGCACCCAAGACCTGCAGGGCCGTGAGGGCTCCCTGGCAACGTAACGAGCGTTCCGCGGTTGCAGGGGTCAAGTCCACGTCGTATGCAGAAAACGTGGTCATGGTGCAATACGCGACCAAGCAGGGCGCCGACGAGTCGCTCATGTCCAACACCTACGGCTACCTGTGTGAGGGCACAGGATCCAACGTCTTCATCGAACGTCACGGTGAGGTCGTCACGCCGCCGCTTTCGTCTGGCTGCCTCGCGGGCATCACCCGCGGGTTGATCCTCGAATGGGGAGCGAAGGCTGGCATGCCAGTCCGTGTTGCCGCGCCGGGTGAGTTGAAGATGACGGTGCTGGAGGAAGTGCGCCACGGCGAGGCCTTTGCGGCGGTGAGTTCTTCCACGAGAGGGCTCGCACCGGTCGTGTGGCTCGACGGTGCCGATCTGGGACAAGGCTCCTTGCTCCGTCGGCTTGCAGACCTCTACGAGTCCCACGCCGACGTGGAGCATGACCCGCCACCGCCGCGCCAACGTGCGGCTGTGTGA
- the pgsA gene encoding phosphatidylinositol phosphate synthase, producing MFGKLRPLMAALWRAPASALVKIGVHPNAVTIVGTVGVVVGAVVFLPRGGSALFWGVMVITFSVITDMLDGTMARLSGKSSRLGAYLDSTLDRVADAAIFGSLLWGFRVDEPATALAALLCLTLGSFVPYAKARAGSLGIETANGIAERSDRLVIALTATGLVGLGLPLTVLTVTLWLLAAAAAFTVGQRTWSVIKVQREENRAAHEDAVAPASADPAARG from the coding sequence ATGTTTGGCAAATTGCGGCCGTTGATGGCCGCGCTCTGGCGGGCGCCGGCGAGCGCGCTGGTCAAGATTGGTGTACATCCGAATGCGGTGACCATTGTGGGGACGGTCGGAGTCGTCGTTGGTGCGGTCGTGTTCCTTCCGCGCGGCGGATCCGCGCTGTTTTGGGGCGTCATGGTCATCACCTTCTCTGTGATCACCGACATGCTTGACGGGACGATGGCCCGCCTGTCTGGCAAGAGCAGCAGGCTGGGCGCCTACCTCGACTCGACTCTTGATCGCGTTGCCGATGCCGCGATCTTCGGCTCTTTGCTGTGGGGCTTCAGGGTCGATGAACCGGCCACGGCACTTGCGGCGCTGTTGTGCCTCACGCTCGGCTCCTTCGTTCCCTACGCCAAGGCGCGAGCAGGAAGTCTCGGAATCGAGACGGCGAATGGCATTGCCGAGCGATCGGACCGCTTGGTCATTGCACTGACAGCGACTGGCCTGGTGGGCCTTGGCCTCCCATTGACGGTGCTCACGGTGACTTTGTGGCTGCTCGCGGCCGCTGCGGCCTTCACCGTCGGTCAGCGCACCTGGTCGGTGATCAAGGTGCAACGCGAAGAAAACCGTGCGGCGCACGAAGACGCTGTCGCCCCCGCTTCGGCGGATCCCGCTGCTCGAGGATGA